The segment CCATATGTACCTCAGTTAATGAAGTCATTTGTCACGGTATACCCGATAAGACAAAGTTGAAGGATGGTGATATTATTAACTTAGATGTTACGATATATTACATGGGGTTCCATtctgatttgaatgaaacTTATTACGTCGGCGATAAAGCCAAGAGTGATCCAGATACTGTACGCTTAGTTGAAACCACCAGAGAGTGCCTTGATTTGGCTATTCAAGCGGTCAAGCCAGGTGTTGCATTTAGAGACTTAGGCaatattattgaaaaacatgCATCagaaaacaattgttcTGTTGTGCGTACCTATTGTGGCCATGGATGTGGTACTTTGTTCCATTGTCAACCGAATATCCCACATTATGCCAAGAACAAGGCTATAGGTATCATCAAACCAGGCCAAGTATTCACTATTGAACCCATGCTTAATTTGGGTACCTATAAAGATTGTACTTGGCCTGACAAATGGACATCAACTACACAAGACGGAAAGAGGTCAGCACAATTTGAACATATGTTGTTGGTTACTGAAGATGGAGTTGAGGTGTTGACAGCTAGAAATGAGAATTCACCGGGTGGACCGATTCCAAGAATTTAGAGTGGATAGTGTaaataaaaacaatggCATATTGTGCATATCTATAGAATCTCTTTATCACTGATGAGAATATCAAGTAGCGTGTTTTGTATCTTGCTAAGTGATGATTCAAGGACTTGTAGCTTCTTTTTGAACGAGTAATTGCCCTTCAGATTCAAAGAGTCGTCGAAAGCGCCGTGATGGATGGATATTCCGGGGTAATATGTAGTTAATATGATATACTGTTCATGCAAGTCCTTTAGGAAGTTGTAATTTTGCAATGTCTTTGTCATTTGAAACTCACCTGAAGTGTCCGATGACTGCAGGATCACCATCCTCATTATTTCACCGGTGCAATCAAACAATCCCATAATATAATCAGACTTGTCAATAAACTCAATTGGGGAGGTTTCCTTCTTAGGTAGTTCTGTTTCTGGATGTAATAAGTATCTCACAACTACATCAACATTCCCGTCCGC is part of the Candida orthopsilosis Co 90-125, chromosome 2 draft sequence genome and harbors:
- a CDS encoding Map1 protein (S. cerevisiae homolog MAP1 has metalloaminopeptidase activity, has role in protein initiator methionine removal involved in protein and localizes to cytosolic ribosome), which encodes MTTVMASVCAAPQCGKETNSMLKCPVCLQAGISSVFCDQNCFRSSYSIHKAIHKSDDGEETYIPFPNFSYTGDLRPHYPLSPRRSIPKHIKLPDYAQHGKPISEIKNDRVGKIPVLTPKEITKIRKVSQVSREVLDITASHIRPGITTDELDEILHRECVKRNAYPSPLNYYNFPKSICTSVNEVICHGIPDKTKLKDGDIINLDVTIYYMGFHSDLNETYYVGDKAKSDPDTVRLVETTRECLDLAIQAVKPGVAFRDLGNIIEKHASENNCSVVRTYCGHGCGTLFHCQPNIPHYAKNKAIGIIKPGQVFTIEPMLNLGTYKDCTWPDKWTSTTQDGKRSAQFEHMLLVTEDGVEVLTARNENSPGGPIPRI